Part of the Propioniciclava sp. MC1595 genome is shown below.
CGACTTCCTCGGCGCCCACGCCGACGACATCGCCACCAGCCAGCCGGCCTACCACCCGGCGGACGAGGACACCTTCATCCGCCTGGTGAACCGCGACGGCCTCCCCACCGGCGTGCTGGTGGGCGAGCCCGCGGGCAAGGAGCTGCTGGTCAAGCTCGACTACGTGACGCCGGCCTACCGCGACAGCCTCGGCGCGAAGTGGCTGTTCGGGCAGGGTCGCTCGACCTTCACCGAGGCGGGGTTCACCCGCCTGGTCGCGCACGCGCACACGGCGGTGCACCGCAACTACCTCGAGCTGGTCGGCTTCCGGCCCGAGGGCAACGCGTACGTGCTCGACCTCTCCTGACCGCCGGCGAAGGGCTCAGTACCGGTAGTTCTCCGCCTTGTACGGGCCCTGCACCGGGATGCCCAAGTAGTCGGCCTGCGCGTCGGTCAGGGTGGTCAGCTTCACCCCGAGCGCGTCGAGGTGCAGCCGGGCGACCTCCTCGTCCAGGTGCTTGGGCAGCACGTGCACGCCGGTCGGGTACTCCTCGGGCTTGGTGAACAGCTCGACCTGGGCCAGCACCTGGTTGGTGAAGCTGTTGCTCATCACGAAGCTGGGGTGGCCGGTCGCGTTGCCGAGGTTCAGCAGGCGCCCCTCGGACAGGACGATCACGCCGTGCCCGTCGGGGAAGATCCAGCGGTCCACCTGCGGCTTGATGTTCTGCCGCTCGATGCCGGGGGTCGCCTCGAGGCCGGCCATGTCGATCTCGTTGTCGAAGTGGCCGATGTTGCCCACGATCGCGTTGTGCTTCATCTGCGCCATCTGGTCGGCGGTGACGACGTCGCGGTTGCCGGTGGCCGTGACGACGATGTCGGCGATGCCCACCACGTCGTCCAGCGTCGCGACCTGGTAGCCGTCCATGGACGCCTGCAACGCGCAGATGGGGTCGATCTCGGTGACGATGACGCGTGCGCCCTGCCCCGCGAGGCTCTCGGCGCAGCCCTTGCCGACGTCGCCGTAGCCGCACACGACCGCGACCTTGCCGCCGATGAGCACGTCGGTGGCGCGGTTGATGCCGTCGATGAGCGAGTGCCGGCAGCCGTACTTGTTGTCGAACTTGGACTTCGTCACCGAGTCGTTGACGTTGATCGCCGGGAACAGCAGCGCCTGGGCGTTCGCCATCTCGTAGAGGCGGTGGACGCCGGTGGTGGTCTCCTCCGTCACCCCGCGGATGCTGTTGGCCAGCTCCACGAAGTTGAGCGAGGAGTTCCGCAGCGTCTGCAGGATCACCTTCCACTCAGCCGAGTCGGACGCCGCAGGCTCGGGCACCGCGCCGGCCTTGGTGTACTCGACGCCCTTGTGGACGTACAGGGTCGCGTCGCCGCCGTCGTCGAGGATCATGTTCGGGTGCTGGCCGCCGGGCCAGGACAGGATCTGCTCGGTGCACCACCAGTACTCCGGCAGCGTCTCGCCCTTCCAGGCGAACACCGGGACGCCCTTGGGGTCCTCCGGCGTGCCGTCGCGGCCGACGACGATCGCGGCGGCGGCGTGGTCCTGGGTGGAGAAGATGTTGCAGGACGCCCAGCGCACCTCGGCGCCCAGCCCAACGAGCGTCTCGATCAGCACCGCCGTCTGCACGGTCATGTGCAGGCTCCCGGCGATCCGGGCGCCGGCCAGGGGCTTGGACGCCCCGTAGCGCTCGCGCATCGCCATCAGGCCGGGCATCTCGTGCTCGGCGAGGGTGATCTCCTTGCGGCCGAAGTCGGCCAGGTTCAGGTCAGCAACCTTGTAGTCCACGAGGGGCAACCCTACCGTCCCGGCGGCGGGCCGGACGCCCGGGTGCTACGCGGCGACCCCGGCGCCGAGCAGGGCGTCGCAGGCGGCGACGAGGCGGGCGCGCAGGGCGTCCCCGCGGTCGGCGACCCGGCGCTGCTCGGCGACGTAGGCCGCCTTGCCCTCGGGTGTCTCGATCCGGATCGGCTCCACGCCGAGCGCGGCCAGGTCGTAGGGCGCGGCGCGCATGTCCAGCTCGCGGGCGTCGCGGGCCAGGGCGAGGGCGTCCATGACGAGGTCGGAGGGCACGCCGGGCACCAGCTTGTAGGACCACTTGTACGTGTCCATCGAGGCGTGCAGGCAGCCGGGCTGCTCCAGCTCGACCTGCCGCTCGCGGGTGGGGGCGTGCAGGTTGCGGCCCACGGCGTCCGGGGTGAAGAAGCGGAACGCGTCGAAGTGCGTGCACCGCAGCTGGTGGGCCTCGACCACCGCGTCGGTGCCGTCCGCGCCCAGGCGCAGCGGCCACGCGTGCCGGGTCGCGTCGGTGCGGTAGACCATCGCCCACTCGTGCAGCCCGAAGCACGACCACTGGGCCGGGCGCTCGCGGGTCGCGGCCAGGAGGCGGCGGACGAACGCGACCGTGTCACCCCGGTCGGCCAGGTAGGCGGCCATGTCGACTTCGACCAGGCCGTCGACCTCGCGGTGGTACCGCCAGGCCAGCCGCTCGGACGCCCCCTCCAGCCGGACGCCCGGGCCGGGATACCAGCGGCGCAGCTGCCCGGGGCGGTGGGAGTAGTAAGTCCACAGGAAGTCCTCGACCGGGTGCTTCTCGCCGCGGCGGCGGCGCTCCAGGTGCGCGGCCGCGAGCTCGTCGACGGCCGCGGCGTGGGCGTCCGCGAGCGGGTGCCACTGCGACTCGGCGAGGATCACTGCCGCGAGGCGAGGTGGGCCAGCGCCAGGTCGTAGCCGCCGAGCCCCAGGCCCATGATCGTGCCCACCACGTAGGGCGAGATGACGAGCTGGTGACGCCACTCCTCGCGCGCGTGCACGTTCGAGATGTGCACCTCCACCACCGTCTCGACCTGCACGACGGCGTCGGCGATCGCGTAGGAGTAGTGGGACCACGCGGCTGGGTTGATGACCACCGCGGCCCCGGTCGAGGCGGCCTCGTGCAGCCAGCCGACCATCTCGGCCTCGCTGTCGGTCTGGCGCACCTCGACGTCGAGGCCGAGCCCGCGGCCGGTCCCGACCAGGTGCTCGGCGAGCTCGGCGTGGGTGGTCGCCCCGTAGACCTCGGGCTGGCGCGTGCCCAGCCGGCCGAGGTTGACCCCGTTCAACACCAGGACCTTCATGCCATCCTCCTAGCGGCGGTACTCGCGGCCGAGGCCGACCTGCAGGTAGGCCGCGGCGAACAGGCCCTTGGCCAGCACGGTCGCGTACCGCTCCATCGTGGATCCCTCGGTGTGGGCGAGCTCGGTGACCCGCACGTCCATCACCCGGGCGTTCTCCTCCAGCGCGCGGCGCTGCTCGGCGTGCTCGGGGTCGCCCAGGCCGTCGTCGACCACCACGAGCGTGGGGCGCGCGTCCTCGGACGCCTCGAACGGGTCGGCGAACGG
Proteins encoded:
- a CDS encoding YgjV family protein, translated to MNWVEVVGYVASALIAASFMMKSLVKLRWVSLVGSIIFVVYAVLIGAWPVALTNAVVAVANIVRLRKELGTSSTFTAVPMRPESPFLADFLGAHADDIATSQPAYHPADEDTFIRLVNRDGLPTGVLVGEPAGKELLVKLDYVTPAYRDSLGAKWLFGQGRSTFTEAGFTRLVAHAHTAVHRNYLELVGFRPEGNAYVLDLS
- a CDS encoding type II 3-dehydroquinate dehydratase; translated protein: MKVLVLNGVNLGRLGTRQPEVYGATTHAELAEHLVGTGRGLGLDVEVRQTDSEAEMVGWLHEAASTGAAVVINPAAWSHYSYAIADAVVQVETVVEVHISNVHAREEWRHQLVISPYVVGTIMGLGLGGYDLALAHLASRQ
- a CDS encoding 3-methyladenine DNA glycosylase; this encodes MILAESQWHPLADAHAAAVDELAAAHLERRRRGEKHPVEDFLWTYYSHRPGQLRRWYPGPGVRLEGASERLAWRYHREVDGLVEVDMAAYLADRGDTVAFVRRLLAATRERPAQWSCFGLHEWAMVYRTDATRHAWPLRLGADGTDAVVEAHQLRCTHFDAFRFFTPDAVGRNLHAPTRERQVELEQPGCLHASMDTYKWSYKLVPGVPSDLVMDALALARDARELDMRAAPYDLAALGVEPIRIETPEGKAAYVAEQRRVADRGDALRARLVAACDALLGAGVAA
- the ahcY gene encoding adenosylhomocysteinase; amino-acid sequence: MDYKVADLNLADFGRKEITLAEHEMPGLMAMRERYGASKPLAGARIAGSLHMTVQTAVLIETLVGLGAEVRWASCNIFSTQDHAAAAIVVGRDGTPEDPKGVPVFAWKGETLPEYWWCTEQILSWPGGQHPNMILDDGGDATLYVHKGVEYTKAGAVPEPAASDSAEWKVILQTLRNSSLNFVELANSIRGVTEETTTGVHRLYEMANAQALLFPAINVNDSVTKSKFDNKYGCRHSLIDGINRATDVLIGGKVAVVCGYGDVGKGCAESLAGQGARVIVTEIDPICALQASMDGYQVATLDDVVGIADIVVTATGNRDVVTADQMAQMKHNAIVGNIGHFDNEIDMAGLEATPGIERQNIKPQVDRWIFPDGHGVIVLSEGRLLNLGNATGHPSFVMSNSFTNQVLAQVELFTKPEEYPTGVHVLPKHLDEEVARLHLDALGVKLTTLTDAQADYLGIPVQGPYKAENYRY